From the Terriglobales bacterium genome, the window CCTTCATGATCTCGGCGAAGCACTCCAGGCCGCTTTCGAGCACGGCGCTGTAGCCGCCCCCGGGCCGGGTCCACGCCCCCGCCAGGTAGAGGTTCTTGATGGGCGTGGCGTGCGGCACCCGCCGGGGCTCGGAGTTGTCCAGGGTCTGGTCCCAGCCGTAGATGGCCCCGCGATAGTTCCCGGTGTAGCGGAGGTTGGTCAGCGGCGTGCCGACCTCTCTCACTTCGATGGCCTTCGAAAGCCCCGGCAACAGCACCTTCTCGGCTTGCCGGATGAGCTGATCGGCCATGCGCTCCTTCTCGGCGCGATAGGGTGTCTTGTCGCCTTTCCGGTAGTCGCTCTCGTAGGGCTTCCAGTGATCGAAGCCCTGGAGGGTCATCAGATTGATGGTGTTCTTTCCCTGGGGAGAGTAGCCGGGAAAGAGGTTGTCGTATAGCGTGACCCCAAAGCCGGGATCGTTAAAGTCGGCGTTGAGAGCGCCCCGGTAGCTGGCTTCGCTGTCGTAGGAGGGAGAATAGAAGATCTCGGTGTCGGTGAGGCCGAGCTCCTTCACGAGGTCGCGCTTCAGCCCGAGGAAGACCTGGAAGGTGGAGAGGCTGACGCTGAAGCCGTCCATGCGGGCCAGGTAGTCCTGCAGGCGGGGATCGTTTTCCAGCAGGGTGTGGAAGGTGTCGTAGGCATTGGCATTGGAGACCACGACCTTGCCGGTGAATTCCTGCCCGTCGGCGGTGCGTAGGCCTCGGGCCGCGCCGTCCTGGGTGAGGATCTTCTGGACGCGCTGCTGCAGCAGCACTTTGCCGCCCCGCGCCTGCACGAAATCCACCAGCGCATTGCTGATCGTCTGCGAGCGCCCCCGGGGATAGTAGCCGCCCTCGGTGAGATAGGAGTAGGTGGGCAGGGCGTAGTAGATGCTCGCCAGCTTGGAGGGGGGCAGGCCGTAGTATCCCCAGAGCGCCGAGATCACGCCCTTGAGCTGGGGATCGTGGATGTGGGCATCGACGATCTCTCCCCAGGTGCTGCGCCCGAAGC encodes:
- a CDS encoding NAD(P)/FAD-dependent oxidoreductase; this translates as MAGSEWKRRDFIKTLAGSLAAVRLDWASFPVGPAAARGENEFDAVIIGSGLGGLSCAAGFARQGFKALLLEQHDKPGGYATSFRRPGGFEFDVSLHSTTVGERNGLHNLIPGFPEITEIEFVPHPNLYRAIFPHHDLRVPTRDLPGYLGLLSKAFPAEEAGIQALFEDIQGLAQDLARLSRAKGEVDASRFPLEFPHLERFGRSTWGEIVDAHIHDPQLKGVISALWGYYGLPPSKLASIYYALPTYSYLTEGGYYPRGRSQTISNALVDFVQARGGKVLLQQRVQKILTQDGAARGLRTADGQEFTGKVVVSNANAYDTFHTLLENDPRLQDYLARMDGFSVSLSTFQVFLGLKRDLVKELGLTDTEIFYSPSYDSEASYRGALNADFNDPGFGVTLYDNLFPGYSPQGKNTINLMTLQGFDHWKPYESDYRKGDKTPYRAEKERMADQLIRQAEKVLLPGLSKAIEVREVGTPLTNLRYTGNYRGAIYGWDQTLDNSEPRRVPHATPIKNLYLAGAWTRPGGGYSAVLESGLECFAEIMKAWA